One window from the genome of Treponema sp. OMZ 838 encodes:
- the fabV gene encoding enoyl-ACP reductase FabV, protein MSMKPMLRSNICLNAHPQGCKKAVEDQIAYTKKRAATHPAGTAVPKNVLVVGCSGGYGLASRITAAFGYGAATIGVSYEKAGSEKKWGTPGWYNNLTVDTAAKEAGLVSVTIDGDAFSDTIKEQVIDEAKKRGMKFDLIVYSVASSVRTDPDTGVTYRSALKPFGKPFTGKTLDPFTGALTEITAEPASDEEAFATVKVMGGEDWQRWIEKLGAADLLAQGCITVAYSYIGPEATQALYRKGTIGKAKEHLEATAHTLNTKLAALKGQAFVSVNKGLVTRASAVIPVIPLYLASLFKVMKEKGTHEGCIEQINRLFDSRLYTADGVIPTDSEHRIRIDDWELDEAVQSAVAAIMATVTDETSRERTDVDEYRHDFLAINGFDIAGIDYDAEIDRFDRI, encoded by the coding sequence ATGAGTATGAAACCGATGTTGAGGAGCAATATCTGTTTGAATGCGCATCCTCAAGGGTGTAAAAAAGCGGTTGAAGATCAAATCGCGTATACAAAAAAGAGAGCTGCTACCCATCCGGCGGGTACGGCTGTACCGAAAAACGTTTTAGTAGTCGGCTGTTCCGGCGGATACGGACTAGCAAGCCGCATTACGGCAGCATTCGGATACGGAGCTGCAACCATCGGCGTATCGTATGAAAAAGCCGGTTCCGAAAAAAAATGGGGAACGCCCGGTTGGTACAACAACTTAACGGTTGATACCGCTGCAAAAGAAGCGGGGCTTGTATCCGTTACCATCGACGGCGATGCATTCTCCGATACCATCAAAGAACAGGTTATCGATGAGGCCAAAAAGCGCGGCATGAAGTTTGATTTGATTGTCTATAGCGTGGCAAGTTCCGTGCGTACCGACCCCGATACCGGCGTTACCTACCGCTCGGCGCTCAAGCCCTTCGGAAAGCCGTTTACCGGCAAAACCCTCGATCCGTTCACCGGTGCACTGACGGAAATCACCGCAGAACCGGCGAGCGACGAAGAAGCCTTCGCTACCGTAAAGGTTATGGGCGGTGAGGATTGGCAGCGTTGGATAGAAAAGCTCGGCGCTGCGGATCTGCTTGCACAAGGATGTATCACCGTTGCGTATTCCTACATTGGGCCGGAAGCCACGCAGGCGCTGTACCGCAAGGGCACCATCGGCAAGGCTAAGGAACACTTGGAAGCCACCGCCCATACGCTGAACACCAAGCTCGCGGCCTTAAAAGGGCAGGCATTTGTGTCGGTTAACAAAGGATTGGTAACCCGTGCAAGCGCCGTTATTCCGGTTATTCCGCTCTATTTGGCAAGCCTTTTTAAGGTGATGAAGGAGAAAGGCACCCACGAGGGCTGTATCGAACAGATCAATCGACTTTTTGACAGCCGCCTATACACGGCGGACGGGGTCATCCCGACGGATAGCGAACACCGTATCCGCATCGACGACTGGGAGTTGGACGAAGCGGTGCAGTCCGCCGTTGCCGCGATTATGGCAACCGTTACCGACGAGACCAGCCGCGAGCGTACCGATGTAGACGAATACCGGCACGACTTTTTGGCGATTAACGGATTTGATATTGCCGGCATCGATTATGATGCCGAGATTGACCGGTTCGACCGGATATAA
- a CDS encoding FMN-binding protein, with translation MKQMIKLSVTLALYTVVACLALAAVNMLTSPRILAAKEAKTKLALQAIFPDADSFRPITEGMPKSVDKVSFGDAFLALNGDKPAGVIVTVSGHTYDQATILTGIDMEGKLRMIQFLVLTDSPGIGTKAKDEPFIGQFRNKPISDAFALGSDVQAIAGATITSTAVTRMVKIAVDAASSYMNSQGIGSSGSGN, from the coding sequence ATGAAACAGATGATAAAATTATCCGTTACGTTGGCTCTCTATACTGTTGTGGCCTGCCTTGCGCTTGCGGCGGTTAACATGTTGACATCTCCCCGCATTCTTGCGGCAAAAGAGGCAAAAACAAAACTGGCGCTTCAAGCGATTTTCCCCGATGCGGATTCTTTCCGTCCCATCACCGAAGGAATGCCGAAATCGGTTGATAAGGTATCGTTCGGCGATGCCTTTCTTGCACTGAACGGAGATAAACCCGCAGGAGTTATCGTAACGGTGAGCGGCCATACGTATGATCAGGCAACCATTCTTACCGGTATTGATATGGAAGGAAAACTGAGGATGATTCAGTTTTTAGTATTAACCGATTCACCCGGTATCGGAACAAAAGCGAAGGATGAACCGTTCATCGGACAGTTCCGTAATAAGCCTATCTCCGACGCCTTTGCGCTGGGAAGCGATGTTCAGGCGATTGCCGGTGCGACGATTACCTCTACCGCTGTTACCCGCATGGTAAAAATTGCCGTCGATGCCGCTTCTTCATATATGAACAGCCAAGGTATCGGCAGCTCAGGCAGCGGAAATTAA
- the accD gene encoding acetyl-CoA carboxylase, carboxyltransferase subunit beta, whose translation MECPHCKTQYEREVLLKRLMVCPDCGYHLRMDVSERIAYLADKDTFEELNPTLRTMNPIQMAGYEEKISAAEAKTAINEAVVTGKCKIEGRDALLGVMSFDFLGGSMGSVVGEKISRLMVKGAAERIPVIIYATSGGARMQEGLFSLMQMAKTSSAAAELDDKGVPLFLMLCDPTTGGVTASFAMLGDVIAAEPNALIGFAGPRVIEGTIHQQLPEGFQRAEFQLKKGFVDCIVPRIEQKHFFAVMIDAHMNPPFGKERK comes from the coding sequence ATGGAATGTCCTCATTGTAAAACACAATATGAACGAGAAGTGCTTTTAAAGCGTTTGATGGTGTGCCCCGACTGCGGATATCATCTCCGAATGGATGTATCAGAGCGGATTGCCTATCTTGCCGACAAAGACACGTTTGAAGAACTTAATCCAACCTTGCGAACGATGAATCCTATTCAGATGGCAGGGTATGAAGAAAAAATATCCGCTGCGGAAGCAAAGACTGCCATAAACGAAGCCGTTGTTACCGGCAAATGCAAAATCGAAGGCAGGGATGCGCTGTTGGGCGTTATGTCCTTCGACTTTCTCGGCGGTTCTATGGGTTCGGTTGTCGGGGAGAAAATTTCCCGGCTTATGGTAAAAGGCGCAGCGGAACGGATACCGGTGATTATCTACGCAACGTCGGGCGGCGCGCGTATGCAGGAAGGCCTTTTCTCGCTGATGCAGATGGCGAAAACCTCAAGCGCGGCGGCGGAGCTTGACGACAAGGGCGTTCCCCTCTTTTTGATGCTCTGCGACCCCACAACGGGCGGCGTTACGGCAAGTTTTGCGATGCTGGGCGATGTTATCGCGGCGGAACCCAATGCGCTTATCGGATTTGCAGGGCCGCGTGTTATCGAAGGCACTATCCACCAGCAGCTGCCGGAAGGTTTTCAGCGGGCAGAATTCCAGCTTAAAAAAGGCTTTGTTGACTGCATTGTGCCGCGCATCGAGCAAAAACACTTTTTTGCCGTGATGATCGATGCACACATGAATCCCCCGTTCGGCAAGGAAAGGAAGTAA
- a CDS encoding acetyl/propionyl/methylcrotonyl-CoA carboxylase subunit alpha, which produces MIRKMLIANRGEIAVRVIRACREMGIETVAVYSTADKECLHVLLADHAVCIGPAPSAKSYLNKDALITAALCTGCDAVHPGVGFLSENADFAREVEKSGMFWIGPKPDTIEMLGDKVRARETAQKSGLPITPGSKGAITTKEQAAETAKECGYPVIIKAASGGGGKGMRIVWKEADLAENLAIASSEAEANFADGTVYIEKYLSDPRHVELQVIGDGAGGVAILGERDCSVQRNHQKLIEESPSQAVSDAMFDAMCSGAKKLFSSLNYCGAGTIEFLVSGEQFYFMEVNARVQVEHPVSEMVTGTDIIREQITVCTGGKMTLPDGVVPVKGWAIEARINARTPGLITNLRVPGGNGVRFDGFLYQGYKVVPFYDSMTAKLIVHGADRAQTIKKLLCALDELHIEGIQTNIEEQKTILRSAQFQSGTFGTSLYAQLFEGEK; this is translated from the coding sequence ATGATACGGAAAATGCTGATTGCAAACCGCGGTGAAATTGCCGTCCGCGTTATCCGCGCCTGCCGCGAAATGGGCATTGAAACGGTCGCCGTGTATTCAACTGCCGATAAAGAATGCCTGCATGTGCTACTCGCCGATCATGCAGTGTGTATCGGACCGGCTCCATCCGCCAAAAGTTATTTGAACAAGGATGCGCTGATTACCGCCGCACTCTGCACCGGTTGTGATGCCGTACACCCCGGTGTCGGCTTCCTTTCGGAAAACGCGGATTTTGCACGTGAGGTAGAAAAATCCGGTATGTTCTGGATTGGGCCGAAACCCGACACTATCGAAATGCTCGGCGATAAGGTAAGAGCGCGGGAGACTGCTCAAAAAAGCGGACTGCCGATTACACCCGGCTCTAAGGGCGCGATTACAACCAAAGAACAAGCGGCGGAAACCGCGAAAGAATGCGGGTATCCAGTTATCATCAAGGCAGCCTCAGGCGGCGGCGGCAAGGGAATGCGCATTGTCTGGAAAGAAGCCGATTTAGCTGAAAACCTCGCCATCGCATCTTCGGAGGCGGAAGCGAATTTCGCCGACGGTACGGTGTACATCGAAAAATACCTGAGCGACCCGCGGCACGTTGAGCTGCAGGTTATCGGCGACGGCGCAGGCGGTGTTGCAATTCTCGGCGAGCGGGACTGCTCGGTACAGCGGAATCATCAAAAGCTGATAGAAGAAAGCCCATCTCAGGCGGTGAGCGATGCGATGTTCGATGCGATGTGCTCCGGCGCCAAAAAGCTTTTTTCTTCGCTCAACTATTGCGGAGCGGGTACCATCGAGTTTCTCGTTTCCGGCGAGCAGTTTTATTTTATGGAAGTCAACGCGCGTGTGCAGGTTGAACACCCCGTCTCCGAGATGGTAACCGGCACCGACATTATCCGTGAGCAGATTACCGTGTGTACGGGAGGCAAGATGACACTCCCTGACGGCGTGGTGCCGGTAAAGGGTTGGGCAATCGAAGCCCGTATCAATGCACGCACCCCCGGTTTGATTACAAACTTGCGGGTACCCGGCGGAAACGGCGTCCGGTTTGATGGATTTTTATATCAGGGCTACAAGGTGGTGCCTTTCTACGATTCGATGACTGCCAAGCTGATTGTACACGGAGCGGATCGGGCACAGACCATCAAAAAGCTGCTGTGTGCGCTGGATGAGCTGCACATCGAAGGTATCCAAACCAATATCGAAGAGCAAAAGACGATTTTACGGTCAGCTCAATTCCAATCGGGAACTTTCGGCACCAGTCTCTATGCACAATTATTTGAGGGAGAAAAATAA
- a CDS encoding acetyl-CoA carboxylase carboxyltransferase subunit alpha yields MSKENEIKTDQTELLIGLRDIADKYGLDITTELKTITEKLQASSAISQVWRKIELARHNDRPRALDYIDMIFDNFIELHGDRCFGDDPALIGGIAFINGIPVTVIGNQKGRNLRETIDRNGGMANPEGYRKALRLIKQAEKFHRPIITFVDTQGAYPGLGSEERGIAEAIAVNLRELSRVKTPVICFVIGEGGSGGALGIGVGDKVYMLENAIFSVISPEGCASILLRDSSKAKDAAAMLKITSREVLGLKLINGVIEEPVDGAHTDPQKAADKIRAQILHDLADLCKRDPKVLVRYRRKKIHGIGLYSE; encoded by the coding sequence ATGAGTAAAGAAAACGAAATAAAAACCGATCAGACCGAGCTTTTAATCGGACTGCGCGATATTGCGGATAAATACGGACTCGACATTACCACCGAGTTAAAAACAATAACCGAAAAGCTGCAAGCAAGTTCTGCAATTTCGCAAGTATGGCGAAAGATTGAACTCGCCCGGCACAACGACCGCCCGCGCGCCCTCGATTATATCGATATGATCTTTGATAACTTCATCGAGCTGCACGGCGACCGCTGCTTCGGCGACGACCCTGCATTGATAGGCGGCATCGCCTTTATCAACGGAATACCGGTAACGGTTATCGGTAACCAGAAGGGGCGGAACTTGCGGGAAACCATCGACCGGAACGGCGGTATGGCAAACCCCGAAGGCTACCGAAAGGCACTCAGACTGATTAAGCAGGCGGAAAAATTCCACCGCCCGATTATCACTTTTGTTGACACACAGGGGGCATATCCGGGGCTTGGTTCGGAGGAGCGCGGTATCGCCGAAGCCATTGCAGTAAACTTACGTGAACTCAGCCGCGTGAAAACTCCGGTTATCTGCTTTGTCATTGGAGAAGGCGGCTCAGGCGGTGCGCTCGGCATCGGGGTCGGAGATAAGGTGTATATGCTGGAGAATGCGATTTTCTCGGTTATCTCGCCGGAAGGCTGTGCATCTATCCTTTTGCGGGATTCAAGCAAGGCGAAGGATGCCGCCGCGATGCTGAAAATTACCAGCCGCGAGGTACTCGGACTTAAACTGATTAACGGCGTTATTGAAGAGCCGGTAGACGGCGCCCATACCGATCCGCAAAAAGCGGCGGACAAAATACGCGCACAAATCCTGCACGACCTAGCCGATCTCTGCAAACGTGATCCCAAAGTCTTAGTACGGTACCGCCGCAAAAAGATACACGGCATCGGTCTTTATTCGGAGTAA
- a CDS encoding RnfABCDGE type electron transport complex subunit D yields the protein MAESDKNEIYLSPAPHIASPVTTQKLMMHVLIALAPLALYGIYLYGVSALIRIIVSVGVAVGSEAAFRKIMGKDIRVKDCSAAVTGLLLALVLPPLIPIWIVVVSAIFAIVVAKEFFGGLGANPFNPALAGRAFAFVSFSRLMTSWVAPHHGFDAVSTATPLSYLKMSEGGVSTAAAIAEKMGLSSSSDVYLKLFLGDHGGCIGESSAVLILIGFVYLLVTRVIEWQIPVSMIVTAVAVTALAGIDPLLTLLSGGLLFGAVFMATDYATSPVTFKGQIIFGAGCGLLTALMRLFAGMPEGVMYSILIMNSVVTFLNKLIQKKYGYVKPVKPAKEGAK from the coding sequence ATGGCCGAATCAGACAAGAACGAAATTTATCTTTCCCCCGCGCCTCATATCGCGAGCCCCGTTACTACCCAAAAACTGATGATGCACGTACTGATTGCGCTTGCACCGCTTGCGCTGTACGGTATTTATCTGTATGGAGTATCGGCGCTCATCCGCATTATTGTTTCCGTAGGCGTTGCGGTCGGTTCCGAAGCGGCGTTCCGAAAAATTATGGGCAAGGATATCCGCGTAAAGGATTGTTCTGCTGCAGTAACCGGTTTACTGTTGGCGCTTGTTTTACCGCCGCTTATTCCTATTTGGATTGTGGTTGTTTCCGCAATTTTTGCTATTGTCGTAGCAAAAGAGTTTTTCGGCGGACTCGGCGCAAACCCGTTTAACCCCGCACTGGCAGGCCGCGCGTTTGCCTTTGTCAGTTTTTCACGTTTGATGACTTCATGGGTTGCTCCTCATCACGGTTTTGATGCCGTGAGTACGGCTACACCGCTTTCGTACCTTAAAATGTCGGAAGGCGGAGTTTCCACCGCAGCTGCAATCGCAGAGAAAATGGGGTTGTCTTCTTCAAGCGATGTATATCTTAAACTCTTTTTAGGAGATCACGGCGGCTGTATCGGTGAGTCGAGCGCTGTGCTCATCCTCATCGGTTTTGTCTACTTGCTGGTAACCCGCGTTATTGAATGGCAAATTCCCGTTTCCATGATAGTAACGGCTGTAGCGGTAACCGCACTTGCCGGTATCGATCCGCTGCTCACGCTGTTAAGCGGCGGTTTGTTGTTCGGCGCCGTCTTTATGGCTACCGATTATGCAACCTCTCCTGTAACCTTTAAAGGACAGATTATTTTCGGTGCGGGCTGCGGCTTACTTACCGCCTTGATGCGGCTCTTTGCCGGAATGCCGGAAGGCGTTATGTACAGTATTTTGATTATGAATTCTGTTGTTACGTTCTTAAATAAACTGATTCAGAAAAAATACGGATATGTAAAGCCCGTTAAGCCTGCCAAGGAGGGTGCAAAATGA
- the accB gene encoding acetyl-CoA carboxylase biotin carboxyl carrier protein yields the protein MNEKFILNVFDKFEKSSAVLLHIKEGEAELTLKKEAAYQNMQTAVPFALHNVPMQPVTGADAGGYAAAGTMGAGAVLPAAATGMPAGAGSNPAGANSVGTAAGTASGADANLVTVKSPIVGSFYRSPSPDAPAYVEKGSKVSKGQPLCILEAMKMMNTLECEYDGTIEEILAANGDLVEFDQPLFIIRI from the coding sequence ATGAACGAAAAATTTATTTTGAATGTCTTTGACAAATTTGAAAAGAGCTCGGCAGTGCTGCTCCATATAAAGGAAGGCGAAGCGGAGCTGACGCTCAAAAAAGAAGCTGCGTATCAAAATATGCAGACTGCCGTACCGTTTGCACTGCACAATGTGCCGATGCAGCCTGTTACCGGAGCGGACGCAGGCGGATATGCAGCGGCAGGAACCATGGGCGCGGGGGCGGTTCTCCCCGCGGCTGCAACGGGAATGCCGGCTGGGGCAGGAAGCAATCCGGCAGGCGCTAATTCCGTAGGCACAGCGGCCGGCACTGCATCCGGCGCTGATGCGAACCTCGTAACGGTAAAAAGCCCCATCGTCGGTTCATTCTACCGCTCACCCTCCCCTGACGCGCCTGCGTATGTGGAAAAGGGTTCCAAGGTTTCAAAAGGACAGCCGCTCTGCATCCTCGAAGCGATGAAGATGATGAACACCCTTGAATGCGAATACGATGGGACAATCGAAGAAATTCTTGCGGCAAACGGTGATTTGGTTGAGTTTGACCAGCCGCTCTTTATAATCAGGATCTAA
- the rsxC gene encoding electron transport complex subunit RsxC, translating to MSTKSFKGGCHPPERKAISAESEVLAVMPSTKMVWIPVTQGGAPNTPLVKVGDTVVRGQKIAETDKFMSAPVHASISGTVKKIEPHLVTGNTDALCIAIQAGEDTSESFMEPLDPFTCTKEDALKRIREAGITGMGGASFPVHVKLSPPKDAKIDYILGNAAECEPYLCTDAATMYHSAETIIDGMAIIMHVTGADKGIIALEDNKTHLVPVFEKAIAKIKQNPVGPGAYDISVELCKTKYPQGGEKNLTSAVVGREIPSGGLPFQVGCIVQNVGTMKAISDAFRKGMPLIDRPLTIGGGACENPINAIAPIGTCIGDLIPEVVRLKPGVTKIISGGPMMGFAMKSADFPVQKNTSGVLFLTREEVNLDEESPCIGCGKCVTHCSCQLSPVLMIRALKANKLDEAVRCGLMDCVECGICSYVCPARIKLVQRFKVGKQLLREAKQKEAAKAAAAQGGK from the coding sequence ATGAGTACTAAGTCATTTAAGGGGGGCTGTCACCCTCCAGAGCGGAAAGCAATTTCCGCCGAATCCGAAGTCTTGGCCGTCATGCCGTCTACAAAGATGGTATGGATTCCGGTTACCCAAGGCGGTGCTCCGAATACTCCGTTAGTAAAGGTTGGAGATACGGTTGTACGAGGTCAAAAAATAGCGGAAACGGACAAGTTTATGTCTGCGCCGGTACATGCTTCGATCTCCGGTACCGTAAAGAAAATAGAACCCCATCTCGTTACCGGTAATACGGACGCACTTTGTATTGCAATTCAAGCGGGCGAGGACACTTCCGAGTCTTTTATGGAACCGCTTGATCCCTTCACCTGCACAAAAGAGGACGCCCTTAAACGTATCCGCGAGGCCGGTATAACCGGTATGGGCGGCGCTTCATTCCCTGTACATGTTAAATTGAGTCCTCCTAAGGATGCAAAGATAGACTACATTTTAGGTAATGCCGCAGAATGTGAGCCGTATCTGTGCACCGACGCTGCTACGATGTACCATTCCGCTGAAACGATTATAGACGGAATGGCGATTATCATGCATGTTACCGGTGCCGACAAGGGGATTATTGCACTTGAGGATAACAAAACACACTTGGTTCCTGTGTTCGAAAAAGCGATTGCAAAAATAAAGCAAAATCCTGTCGGCCCGGGCGCTTACGACATTTCCGTTGAATTATGTAAAACAAAATATCCGCAGGGCGGAGAAAAAAATCTGACCTCCGCTGTTGTCGGCAGAGAAATACCCTCCGGTGGGCTTCCGTTTCAGGTCGGCTGTATCGTCCAGAATGTCGGAACAATGAAGGCGATTTCCGATGCGTTCCGTAAGGGAATGCCGTTAATCGACCGTCCGCTTACGATCGGCGGAGGAGCTTGTGAAAATCCGATAAATGCGATAGCGCCTATCGGTACCTGTATCGGCGACCTTATTCCCGAAGTAGTCCGCTTAAAACCCGGTGTTACAAAGATTATTTCCGGCGGCCCGATGATGGGCTTCGCGATGAAGAGCGCGGATTTCCCCGTACAAAAGAATACGTCAGGTGTTCTTTTCTTAACGCGCGAAGAAGTCAATCTTGATGAAGAAAGCCCCTGTATCGGATGCGGAAAATGTGTCACTCATTGTAGTTGCCAATTATCTCCCGTTCTGATGATCCGCGCATTAAAAGCGAATAAGCTTGACGAAGCAGTCCGCTGCGGTCTTATGGACTGCGTTGAATGCGGCATTTGTTCTTATGTGTGTCCGGCGCGTATAAAGCTCGTCCAACGGTTCAAGGTCGGAAAGCAGCTGTTGCGTGAAGCAAAGCAGAAAGAAGCGGCAAAAGCAGCCGCTGCGCAAGGAGGAAAATAG